One Paroedura picta isolate Pp20150507F chromosome 16, Ppicta_v3.0, whole genome shotgun sequence genomic region harbors:
- the LOC143825516 gene encoding olfactory receptor 6N2-like produces MEPANETSVTEFELVGFQDLQHLHAFIFASLLLAYSLILLGNTVILSLIQTCPRFHLPMYHFIAMLATLEVCYTTVTIPKMLVDLLQKRNRISFGGCLVQVYFFHALGITEACLLTVMAYDRYLAICAPLTYPATMTTKLCFRLTVGCCVCGFVCPLPEIILISKLPFCGPSLIKHIFCDFPPLFHLPCADVSGVILMDFIIHSLVILGPVFLIALSYVKILTVVGKMQSSQGRQKAFSTCASHLIVVFAFFGTTGFMYVRLTQSRSLQYERVIAVIYAVLTPLFNPVVYSLRNKEIQGEIRKITKLPSLPFSWRHASCQCM; encoded by the coding sequence ATGGAACCTGCTAATGAGACCAGTGTGACGGAGTTTGAATTAGTGGGCTTCCAGGATCTACAACATCTCCACGCGTTCATCTTTGCCTCCTTACTCCTCGCTTACTCACTCATTCTCCTGGGCAACACGGTCATCCTCTCCCTCATCCAGACCTGCCCCCGCTTCCACCTCCCCATGTACCACTTCATTGCCATGCTGGCTACCCTCGAGGTGTGCTACACCACCGTCACCATCCCCAAGATGCTGGTGGACCTGCTGCAGAAGCGGAACCGCATCTCCTTTGGCGGTTGTCTCGTGCAAGTCTATTTCTTCCATGCCCTGGGCATCACGGAAGCTTGCTTGCTCACAGTGATGGCCTACGACCGCTACTTAGCCATCTGCGCCCCGTTGACCTACCCGGCCACCATGACAACCAAGCTCTGTTTCCGGCTCACGGTCGGGTGCTGTGTTTGTGGCTTTGTGTGTCCTTTGCCTGAAATCATCCTGATCTCCAAGCTCCCGTTCTGCGGGCCCAGCCTCATCAAGCATATCTTCTGCGATTTCCCTCCGCTGTTCCACCTCCCTTGTGCTGACGTATCTGGTGTCATCCTGATGGACTTCATCATCCACTCCTTAGTCATCCTGGGTCCTGTCTTCCTGATCGCCCTCTCTTACGTCAAGATACTGACTGTCGTAGGCAAAATGCAGAGCTCCCAAGGCCGCCAGAAGGCTTTTTCTACCTGCGCTTCTCACCTCATCGTGGTTTTTGCCTTTTTCGGGACAACGGGCTTTATGTATGTCCGACTGACTCAATCCAGATCCTTGCAGTACGAGAGAGTCATTGCAGTGATCTATGCTGTCCTCACCCCTCTCTTCAACCCAGTTGTCTATAGCTTGAGAAACAAGGAGATTCAAGGAGAGATCAGAAAAATCACCAAGCTTCCCAGTCTGCCCTTCAGCTGGAGGCATGCGTCATGTCAATGCATGTAG
- the LOC143825517 gene encoding olfactory receptor 5V1-like yields MGNQTEIREFVFLGFSHFPRPHALFFLVFLTMYVSTLFGNGLILATAFLDSSLDTPMYYFIRHLSFLDMCYTSVTLPHMLKNLLAESKAISFEGCLVQLYFLVAFVGVECLLLAVMAYDRYLAICRPLTYNLLMNRTLCAQLVAASWACGLLNSVLHTAMTSVVPFCASHKLDHLFCDVPQLLKLSCADTLTNQITLLLVTMLLGVSPFFCIVVSYVHIVAAVLRIRTSQGRHKAFSTCASHLTVVTLFYSTCMFNYNRPSSKHPAYIDTLASVLYNVVTPMLNPIIYCLRNKEMKVALKLALSPKKSLFP; encoded by the coding sequence ATGGGAAATCAAACGGAAATCAGAGAGTTTGTCTTCCTGGGCTTCTCCCATTTCCCCAGGCCCCATGCTCTGTTCTTCCTTGTGTTCCTGACCATGTACGTCTCCACCTTGTTTGGGAACGGCCTCATCCTGGCCACGGCTTTTCTGGATTCCAGCCTCGATACGCCCATGTACTATTTCATCCGGCACCTCTCCTTCCTGGACATGTGCTACACCTCGGTCACTCTGCCCCACATGCTGAAAAACCTGTTGGCAGAGTCAAAGGCCATTTCCTTCGAGGGCTGCCTGGTCCAGCTTTACTTCCTGGTGGCCTTTGTGGGAGTGGAGTGCCTCCTGCTGGCCGTGATGGCCTACGACCGATACCTCGCCATCTGCCGCCCCCTCACGTACAACCTCCTCATGAACCGAACATTGTGCGCCCAGTTGGTGGCTGCCTCGTGGGCCTGTGGTCTCCTCAACTCGGTCCTGCACACAGCCATGACCTCCGTCGTGCCCTTCTGTGCCTCTCACAAGCTGGACCATCTGTTCTGCGACGTCCCCCAGTTGCTCAAACTCTCTTGCGCGGACACGCTCACCAACCAAATCACATTACTGCTGGTAACCATGTTGCTTGGCGTCAGCCCGTTCTTCTGCATTGTGGTTTCCTACGTCCACATTGTTGCAGCTGTCTTGAGGATTCGCACGTCCCAGGGCCGCCACAAGGCGTTCTCCACCTGTGCATCTCACCTCACGGTGGTCACCTTGTTCTACAGCACTTGCATGTTTAATTACAACCGGCCCTCTTCTAAGCACCCTGCATATATAGACACTCTGGCCTCTGTGCTTTACAATGTCGTGACCCCAATGCTGAACCCCATAATCTACTGCCTGAGAAACAAGGAAATGAAGGTGGCTCTCAAACTAGCGCTGAGTCCCAAAAAGTCACTGTTCCCTTAG